In the Chitinophagaceae bacterium genome, one interval contains:
- a CDS encoding S46 family peptidase, translating into MKKYFLLLFIAISFLGKTFAEEGMWLPQLLQSLNEKQMKKMGMKINASDIYNISKGSLKDAIVSFGGFCTAEVISDKGLLLTNHHCGFDAIQNHSSIKNNYIRDGFWAYNQDQELRNEGLFATFIIRIDDVTAAVLKDIKPGMSERERQSAVDKNIAALRPSIKKESYQDLFIRAFFEGNKYFLFVTETYRDIRLVGAPPSSIGNYGKDTDNWMWPRHTGDFSMFRIYAGKDNKPAPYSPDNVPYKPKRSLNISLDGVKEGDFTMVFGFPGRTNEYLHSSAIEQVVNVSDPAKIAIRTKALNVIDGFMRKDEEIKIQYAAKYAGISNAWKKWQGEVLGLTKTNAVAKRKEMEAGFEKIVLQKPEFNLPYMNLLSNLKQAYADIEPYAYARDYYTEIYPRIEILGFASQLNGLVNAFEKNGEAGYATAKEKALKNLEDLFGEYNATVDGKLFEALMEMYVSGQKEVNVSPLFKDMLKQNENSYSMTAASLYGTTKLSSLASVKTLLGGNAKDVCDAIKADPAFRLSMDMQKTYSSNVSTKLNELQSHINQLQRTYMQAQMDVFTQKAFYPDANSTLRVTYGNVKPYQPRDAVKFDFYSYLDGVMEKYKPGDYEFDLPQKLIDLYKKKDFGRYGVNGRQPVCFIAANHTTGGNSGSPALDANGNLIGLNFDRVWEGTMSDINYDPAICRNIMVDIRYVLFIVDKYAEAKNIISELKLVSKKK; encoded by the coding sequence ATGAAAAAATACTTCCTCCTGCTGTTCATTGCCATTTCTTTCCTGGGGAAAACATTTGCCGAAGAAGGCATGTGGCTGCCGCAACTGCTGCAAAGCCTGAATGAAAAGCAGATGAAGAAGATGGGCATGAAGATCAATGCTTCAGACATCTACAACATCAGCAAGGGAAGCCTGAAAGATGCCATTGTAAGTTTTGGCGGCTTCTGCACGGCCGAGGTCATATCGGATAAAGGGCTGTTGCTCACCAATCACCATTGCGGGTTTGATGCCATACAAAATCATTCTTCCATCAAGAACAATTATATCCGGGATGGTTTCTGGGCCTATAACCAGGACCAGGAGTTACGCAACGAAGGATTGTTCGCCACCTTCATCATCCGCATTGATGATGTTACCGCGGCCGTGCTTAAGGATATAAAACCCGGTATGAGTGAGCGGGAAAGGCAAAGTGCGGTCGACAAGAACATTGCTGCATTAAGGCCTTCCATAAAAAAAGAAAGCTACCAGGATCTTTTCATCCGGGCCTTTTTTGAGGGCAATAAATACTTCCTGTTCGTAACGGAGACCTACCGGGATATCCGCCTGGTTGGTGCGCCTCCTTCTTCCATCGGCAATTATGGAAAAGATACCGACAACTGGATGTGGCCGAGGCATACCGGCGACTTCAGCATGTTCCGTATCTATGCGGGCAAAGACAACAAGCCTGCGCCGTACTCACCGGACAATGTTCCCTACAAGCCAAAGCGCTCGCTGAATATTTCCCTGGATGGCGTTAAAGAAGGAGATTTCACCATGGTGTTTGGCTTCCCGGGGCGCACCAATGAATATTTACATTCCAGTGCCATTGAACAGGTGGTGAATGTAAGCGACCCCGCCAAGATCGCCATCCGCACCAAAGCATTGAATGTGATCGATGGATTCATGCGCAAGGATGAAGAGATAAAGATCCAGTATGCGGCTAAATATGCAGGGATCTCCAATGCCTGGAAAAAATGGCAGGGTGAAGTGCTGGGCCTTACAAAGACCAATGCCGTTGCAAAAAGAAAAGAAATGGAAGCGGGTTTTGAAAAGATCGTTCTTCAGAAACCGGAATTCAACCTGCCGTATATGAACCTGCTCTCAAACCTTAAGCAGGCGTATGCGGATATTGAACCCTATGCATATGCAAGGGACTATTACACCGAGATCTACCCCCGGATCGAGATACTGGGTTTTGCCAGCCAGCTGAATGGCCTGGTAAATGCCTTTGAAAAGAACGGGGAGGCAGGTTATGCCACGGCAAAAGAAAAAGCACTTAAGAACCTGGAAGATCTTTTTGGCGAATACAATGCAACGGTTGACGGGAAACTTTTTGAAGCGTTAATGGAGATGTATGTTTCGGGGCAGAAAGAGGTGAATGTATCGCCCCTGTTCAAAGACATGCTGAAACAGAATGAGAACAGTTACAGCATGACAGCAGCAAGCCTGTATGGAACAACAAAACTCAGTTCACTTGCATCAGTGAAAACTTTGCTTGGCGGCAACGCCAAAGATGTTTGCGATGCCATCAAGGCAGACCCTGCCTTCCGGCTCTCCATGGATATGCAGAAAACATACAGCAGCAATGTAAGCACGAAACTGAATGAACTGCAGTCACACATCAACCAGTTGCAGCGTACCTATATGCAGGCGCAGATGGATGTGTTTACCCAAAAAGCATTCTATCCAGATGCCAACAGCACCCTTCGTGTTACCTATGGCAATGTAAAGCCTTACCAGCCGAGGGATGCCGTTAAATTTGATTTTTACAGTTACCTGGATGGCGTGATGGAAAAGTATAAGCCGGGCGATTATGAATTTGACCTGCCGCAGAAATTAATTGACCTGTATAAGAAAAAAGATTTTGGCCGCTATGGCGTAAATGGCCGCCAGCCGGTTTGTTTCATTGCTGCCAATCACACCACCGGCGGTAATTCGGGAAGCCCGGCGCTGGATGCAAACGGGAACCTCATCGGCCTCAACTTTGACCGGGTATGGGAAGGTACCATGAGCGACATCAATTACGACCCTGCCATCTGCCGCAACATCATGGTTGACATCCGTTATGTTCTGTTCATCGTGGATAAATATGCAGAGGCAAAGAATATCATCAGTGAATTGAAGCTGGTGAGTAAGAAGAAGTGA
- a CDS encoding DUF4197 domain-containing protein — protein sequence MKKILLYLVLVFLTGSTTQAQIIKDILNKATKSTQGSSLSNEDIISGLKDALRVGTDSSAKKLSKLDGFFGDAAIKILMPEEAKKVERTLRNFGMGSVVDKAILSMNRAAEDAASGVGNIFWDAIKGMSITDGVKILRGGDFAATDYLKSVTTRQLTEKFRPVIEASLVKMDATKYWKDVFTNYNRFSKDQVNTDLTAYVTERALSGLFYNISLQEQKIRKDPAAQ from the coding sequence ATGAAGAAGATCCTACTCTATCTCGTTCTTGTATTTCTTACCGGTTCAACCACACAGGCACAGATCATTAAAGATATTTTAAATAAGGCGACCAAATCAACCCAGGGCAGCAGCCTCAGCAATGAGGATATCATCAGTGGGTTGAAAGATGCCCTGCGGGTTGGTACCGACAGCAGTGCAAAAAAGCTGAGCAAACTGGATGGATTTTTCGGCGATGCCGCCATTAAGATATTGATGCCCGAAGAAGCAAAGAAAGTGGAGCGGACCCTTCGCAACTTTGGCATGGGCAGCGTGGTGGATAAAGCCATTCTCTCCATGAACCGGGCAGCGGAAGATGCAGCCAGCGGGGTAGGGAATATATTCTGGGATGCCATTAAGGGAATGAGCATCACCGATGGAGTTAAAATTCTGCGGGGCGGTGATTTTGCCGCCACCGATTACCTGAAATCAGTAACCACCAGGCAACTCACCGAAAAGTTCCGGCCGGTGATCGAAGCCTCGCTGGTGAAAATGGACGCCACCAAATACTGGAAAGATGTTTTCACCAACTACAACCGTTTTTCAAAAGACCAGGTGAACACCGACCTTACTGCCTACGTTACCGAAAGGGCATTGAGCGGATTGTTTTACAATATCAGCCTGCAGGAACAAAAGATACGGAAAGACCCCGCTGCACAGTAA
- a CDS encoding PD40 domain-containing protein produces the protein MKALFISLLFSIISLSITAQDGTAYFLSNPCLTPDGQTVIFSFEGDLWRANVNNGQATRLTAMQGYETSPRVSPDGKWIAFTGRQYGNPDVFVIPANGGEIRQITFHSSGDEVTSWTWDSKYIYFNSGRMGQIAGFKVSAEGGTPVRVFGNYFFQFDHNLVEHPASGEIFFNDTWESNNQVHRKRYKGPFNPDIQSYDPKTKQHKKYTDWEGKDFAATIDRNGNVYFISDEANGEYNLYTLDNGKKKGLTRFPSSIKTPQVNANGGKVVFERDYQLWLYDVRSGKESRLDIAIIRNNTLPKEKDFDVKGNISAFDVSPDGKKLVFVSRGELFVSDVEGKFVQEINRGSAERVREVKWLSDNRTLLFNQTLNGYTNWYSIRADSSAAPKQLTADKKNNRAIVMNRNRSKAVYLSGRDEVKLLDTKTMESRTIVKDEIWGFQNSDPGFSPNDEYVLFTAYRNFEQDIFVHNIKENKTTNLTNTGITEAGPIWSPDGKYIYFTSQRLRPSYPFGMANARVYRLPLEKIDEPYRSDKYNELFKDDKKDTAKKASPDPKALVIDSDLLLERMEQLSPSLGAQFLQWVYQKGEKTTVLYTSNHGEARNALWKTVIEPFEQNKTEKIAGTDNSFSFEVVEVSDKFFALFNGNINKLNLDGNKADPINISFTFRRNLSAEFTQMFDEAWAQIEENYYDEHFHGLNWGRTREYYKQFLPYLNNRADLRVMLNDMLGELNSSHQGFGTFGDDENITLSNRTMETGILFEDNDPYKVKYVVKRSAADKKAIDIRPGDVLVKVNEEAVDSKRDRSYYFTQPSLDRELGLSFSRNGQIIKVKIHPQATLFTNLYDEWIDNNQKRVDEKSKGRIAYGYMKNMGQGELDQFIIDMTQELNKKDALILDLRYNTGGNVHDEVLKFLSQRSYLQWKYREGKLAPQSNFSPADKPIILLTNEQSLSDAEMTSQGFKALKLGKIVGNETYRWIIFTSGVSLVDGSSVRMPGWGCYTPEGKDLEMSGVQPDIKVINTFEDKLSGRDPQVDRAVEEILRMLGRK, from the coding sequence ATGAAAGCGCTTTTTATATCCCTTCTTTTTTCAATTATTTCTTTATCAATAACTGCACAGGATGGCACAGCCTATTTCCTGTCGAACCCCTGTTTAACGCCTGATGGACAGACCGTCATCTTCAGCTTTGAAGGAGACCTGTGGAGGGCAAATGTAAATAACGGCCAGGCCACCAGGTTAACGGCCATGCAGGGGTATGAGACAAGTCCACGGGTTTCACCGGATGGGAAATGGATCGCTTTTACCGGCAGGCAGTATGGAAATCCGGATGTGTTTGTGATACCGGCAAATGGCGGAGAGATCAGGCAGATCACTTTCCACAGCAGCGGGGATGAGGTTACCAGCTGGACATGGGATTCAAAATACATTTACTTCAACAGCGGCCGTATGGGGCAGATCGCCGGTTTTAAAGTAAGTGCAGAGGGCGGCACGCCGGTAAGGGTATTCGGTAATTATTTCTTCCAGTTCGATCATAATTTGGTTGAACACCCGGCTTCCGGGGAAATATTCTTCAACGATACCTGGGAAAGCAATAACCAGGTGCATCGTAAAAGATACAAGGGACCATTCAACCCCGACATACAATCGTATGATCCCAAAACAAAACAGCATAAAAAATATACCGACTGGGAAGGAAAGGATTTTGCTGCAACGATCGACCGGAACGGCAATGTTTATTTCATCTCCGATGAAGCCAATGGCGAATACAACCTGTATACACTGGATAACGGAAAGAAAAAAGGGTTGACAAGATTCCCTTCTTCCATCAAGACCCCGCAGGTTAATGCCAACGGCGGCAAGGTTGTTTTTGAAAGGGATTACCAGCTCTGGCTGTATGATGTACGGTCCGGTAAAGAAAGCAGGCTGGATATCGCCATCATACGCAATAATACCCTGCCCAAGGAAAAGGATTTTGATGTAAAGGGAAACATCTCGGCATTTGATGTCTCTCCCGACGGGAAGAAGCTGGTCTTTGTTTCCCGTGGTGAACTGTTTGTAAGCGACGTGGAAGGGAAATTCGTACAGGAAATAAACCGCGGAAGCGCCGAACGGGTGCGGGAAGTGAAATGGCTCAGCGACAACCGCACGTTGTTATTCAACCAGACACTGAATGGATATACCAACTGGTACAGCATAAGGGCCGACAGCAGCGCTGCACCCAAACAACTTACCGCCGATAAAAAGAACAACCGTGCCATTGTGATGAACAGGAACCGCAGCAAGGCTGTTTACCTCAGCGGCCGCGATGAAGTAAAACTGCTGGATACCAAAACAATGGAAAGCAGGACCATTGTGAAGGACGAGATATGGGGATTTCAGAACAGCGACCCCGGCTTTTCACCCAATGATGAGTATGTGCTTTTCACGGCTTACCGGAATTTTGAGCAGGACATTTTTGTGCATAACATCAAAGAGAACAAAACAACAAACCTTACCAACACGGGGATCACCGAAGCAGGGCCAATATGGTCGCCCGATGGAAAGTATATCTACTTTACCTCCCAGCGTTTGAGACCATCTTACCCGTTTGGCATGGCCAATGCCCGGGTTTACCGGTTGCCACTGGAGAAAATAGATGAGCCTTACCGTTCCGATAAATACAACGAGCTTTTTAAGGACGATAAAAAGGATACTGCAAAGAAGGCATCTCCTGATCCGAAGGCGCTGGTGATCGACTCCGACCTGCTTCTTGAACGGATGGAGCAACTGAGTCCTTCCCTGGGGGCCCAGTTCCTGCAGTGGGTCTATCAAAAAGGGGAGAAGACCACGGTGCTTTACACCAGCAACCATGGGGAAGCAAGAAATGCACTCTGGAAAACGGTGATCGAACCGTTTGAACAGAATAAAACAGAAAAGATAGCAGGCACCGATAACAGTTTCAGTTTTGAAGTGGTGGAAGTGAGTGATAAATTCTTTGCGCTGTTCAACGGAAATATAAATAAACTGAACCTCGACGGTAATAAAGCCGACCCCATCAACATCAGCTTCACGTTCCGCCGGAACCTGTCTGCCGAATTCACCCAGATGTTTGACGAAGCCTGGGCACAGATAGAAGAGAATTATTACGATGAGCATTTTCATGGCCTTAACTGGGGCAGGACCCGGGAATATTACAAACAGTTCCTGCCTTACCTGAATAACCGGGCCGACCTGCGGGTGATGCTGAACGACATGCTGGGTGAACTCAATTCTTCTCACCAGGGCTTTGGCACTTTTGGCGATGACGAGAACATTACCCTCAGCAACCGTACCATGGAAACCGGTATCCTGTTTGAGGACAATGATCCTTACAAAGTGAAATACGTGGTGAAGCGTTCTGCTGCCGATAAGAAAGCAATTGATATCAGGCCCGGTGATGTACTGGTTAAAGTGAATGAAGAGGCCGTGGACAGTAAAAGGGACCGCAGTTATTATTTTACGCAGCCATCACTTGACCGGGAACTTGGTCTCAGCTTCAGCAGGAACGGGCAGATCATAAAGGTGAAGATACATCCGCAGGCAACCTTGTTCACGAACCTGTACGATGAATGGATCGACAATAATCAAAAGCGGGTAGATGAAAAGAGCAAGGGACGGATCGCTTATGGTTATATGAAGAATATGGGGCAGGGTGAACTGGACCAGTTCATCATCGACATGACACAGGAACTGAATAAGAAGGATGCGCTCATCTTGGACCTGCGGTACAATACCGGGGGCAACGTGCATGATGAAGTGCTCAAATTCCTGAGCCAGCGTTCTTACCTGCAATGGAAATACCGGGAGGGGAAACTGGCGCCGCAATCTAATTTTTCGCCCGCCGATAAGCCCATCATTTTGCTAACCAACGAACAGTCGCTGAGCGATGCAGAAATGACCTCGCAGGGCTTCAAGGCATTGAAGCTGGGTAAGATCGTGGGCAACGAGACCTATCGCTGGATCATTTTCACCAGTGGCGTTTCGCTGGTGGACGGTTCTTCGGTGCGTATGCCCGGCTGGGGATGTTATACCCCGGAAGGAAAAGACCTGGAGATGAGCGGGGTTCAGCCCGATATAAAAGTGATCAATACATTTGAGGATAAACTCAGCGGAAGAGACCCGCAGGTTGACAGGGCGGTGGAGGAGATTCTGAGGATGCTGGGGAGGAAATAA
- a CDS encoding VOC family protein: protein MKTDYTIPSQTRIGHVHLKVSDIKRSLDFYCGLLGFELVTMYGADAAFISAGGYHHHIGLNTWYSKNGLPAPVHAVGLFHTAILYPSRKDLATIYKRLVDAKYPLTGASDHGVSEALYLNDPDQNGVELYWDQPKEKWPKKKDGSLEMYTIALDLDDLLAEAGK from the coding sequence ATGAAAACTGATTATACGATCCCTTCCCAGACCCGTATCGGCCATGTTCACCTGAAAGTGTCCGACATAAAACGTTCGCTGGATTTTTACTGTGGCCTGCTTGGCTTTGAACTGGTGACCATGTATGGCGCCGATGCCGCGTTCATTTCAGCGGGCGGCTATCATCACCATATTGGCCTTAACACCTGGTACAGCAAGAACGGGCTGCCGGCACCGGTACATGCTGTTGGCCTGTTCCATACCGCCATTCTCTACCCCTCCCGGAAAGACCTGGCCACCATCTATAAACGGCTGGTGGATGCAAAATACCCGCTCACCGGCGCATCGGATCATGGCGTATCGGAAGCGCTGTACCTGAACGACCCGGATCAGAATGGCGTGGAATTATATTGGGACCAGCCGAAAGAAAAATGGCCGAAGAAAAAAGACGGCTCACTGGAAATGTATACCATAGCGCTGGACCTGGACGATCTCCTCGCAGAAGCAGGAAAATAA
- a CDS encoding cation-translocating P-type ATPase, translating into MNWHRLSIEETFELLDTTPQGLAASDAEEKLLQYGPNELQEGKKKSIAGMLLAQFKDVMILILLAAAIISGIIGDLTDTIVILIIVLLNAVIGFFQEYRAEKAMQALKQMAVTQARVLREGNSNWIPATALVPGDVVLLEAGNAVPADIRIVESVNLKIEEAALTGESHAIDKITHSLETDDLPIGDRSNMAFKGTFVTYGRGTGIVIATGMQTELGRIARMLQEEETLTPLQQRMASFGKNLSILVLFLCILFFVAGWLRGEDLVKMVLTSISLAVAAIPEALPAVITISLALAAKRMIRFNSLIRKLPAVETLGSVTYICTDKTGTLTKNKMHVEDVFVNGQLVERNNLSAVIQQEDIKRMLLAFALNNDAVEDGDKNIVGDSTEVALMEVALEQDIRSADWPRIAEIAFDSGRKLMTTFHEHENKIISFTKGAPDILLQRCQGVDEPKLLQQVDEMAAKGHRVLGFAYRYWDAMPAEPDILVHETGLRFLGLAGIIDPPRDEVFDAVAQCKTAGIVPVIITGDHPLTAKTIAQRVGILKSETDMLVTGKELAAMDNDSFLAKVEKIKVYARVSPEQKLQIVKALQQKGHYVAMTGDGVNDAPSLKRANIGIAMGITGTDVSKEAAHMILLDDNFSTIVRAVREGRRIYDNILKFIKYLMTTNSGELWTLLLGPMIGLPVALLPIHILWINLVSDGLPAISLSFEKAEKDIMNRPPRPPQQSVFSNGRGMHMIWVGMLMAGISLSAQAWAINNDLHWQTIVFNVLCLSQMGHVLAIRSEKRSLFSIGIFSNKPLILAVMIALLLQFVVTYTPFLQPIFQTESLSLYEFIIVGASSSLVFIAVEIEKVISRKRSKKINF; encoded by the coding sequence GTGAACTGGCACCGCTTAAGCATTGAAGAGACCTTTGAACTGCTGGATACCACCCCGCAGGGGCTTGCCGCATCCGATGCAGAAGAAAAATTACTTCAATACGGTCCCAACGAACTGCAGGAAGGAAAAAAGAAAAGCATCGCCGGCATGCTGCTGGCACAGTTTAAGGATGTGATGATACTCATCTTACTGGCAGCAGCCATTATATCGGGCATCATCGGCGACCTTACCGACACCATTGTCATCCTCATCATCGTACTATTGAATGCTGTGATCGGGTTCTTCCAGGAATACCGGGCAGAAAAAGCCATGCAGGCCCTCAAGCAGATGGCGGTAACACAGGCCCGGGTATTGCGTGAAGGCAACAGCAACTGGATACCCGCCACCGCCCTGGTACCCGGCGATGTAGTATTACTGGAAGCAGGCAATGCCGTTCCCGCAGATATACGCATCGTGGAATCGGTGAATTTAAAAATTGAAGAAGCCGCATTGACCGGTGAATCGCATGCCATTGATAAGATCACCCATTCGCTGGAAACGGATGACCTGCCCATCGGCGACCGCAGCAACATGGCATTCAAAGGAACCTTTGTTACCTATGGCCGCGGCACCGGCATTGTAATTGCCACCGGCATGCAGACCGAACTGGGCCGCATTGCCAGGATGCTGCAGGAAGAAGAGACCCTCACCCCCCTGCAGCAACGCATGGCATCGTTTGGAAAAAATCTTTCCATACTGGTACTTTTTCTTTGCATTTTATTTTTTGTGGCCGGCTGGCTACGGGGCGAAGACCTGGTGAAGATGGTACTCACCAGTATCTCCCTCGCCGTGGCAGCGATCCCGGAAGCATTGCCGGCGGTCATCACCATATCCCTTGCACTGGCGGCAAAAAGAATGATCCGCTTCAACAGCCTCATCCGCAAATTACCTGCGGTGGAAACCCTGGGATCGGTTACCTATATATGCACCGACAAGACCGGTACGCTTACCAAAAACAAAATGCACGTAGAAGATGTATTTGTGAACGGGCAACTGGTGGAAAGGAACAACTTATCGGCCGTGATACAACAGGAAGATATTAAACGGATGCTGCTGGCCTTTGCACTGAACAACGATGCCGTGGAAGACGGGGATAAGAATATCGTTGGCGACAGTACAGAGGTGGCATTGATGGAAGTGGCGCTGGAACAGGATATCAGGTCGGCCGACTGGCCACGCATTGCAGAGATCGCTTTCGACAGCGGGCGGAAACTGATGACGACCTTCCATGAACACGAAAATAAGATCATCTCATTCACCAAGGGAGCGCCCGATATCTTACTGCAGCGTTGCCAGGGTGTGGATGAACCAAAACTGCTGCAGCAGGTGGATGAAATGGCAGCAAAGGGGCACCGGGTGCTTGGTTTTGCTTACCGGTACTGGGATGCCATGCCTGCAGAGCCCGATATACTGGTTCATGAAACGGGTTTACGGTTCCTGGGGCTGGCGGGCATTATTGATCCTCCCCGGGATGAGGTATTTGATGCCGTGGCGCAATGCAAAACGGCGGGCATTGTTCCCGTGATCATTACCGGCGATCATCCGCTCACCGCAAAAACAATAGCACAACGGGTGGGTATCTTAAAAAGCGAAACCGATATGCTGGTAACGGGGAAGGAACTGGCAGCGATGGACAATGACAGTTTCCTGGCCAAAGTGGAAAAAATAAAAGTGTATGCCCGGGTATCACCCGAACAGAAACTGCAGATCGTGAAAGCCCTTCAGCAAAAAGGCCATTATGTGGCCATGACCGGCGACGGGGTGAATGACGCCCCTTCCTTAAAAAGGGCTAATATCGGGATTGCCATGGGCATTACCGGAACCGATGTTTCGAAAGAAGCAGCGCACATGATCCTGCTGGATGATAATTTTTCAACCATTGTGCGGGCGGTACGGGAAGGCCGGCGCATCTATGACAACATACTCAAGTTCATCAAATACCTGATGACAACCAACTCCGGTGAACTATGGACCTTGTTACTGGGGCCCATGATCGGTTTACCGGTTGCACTGCTGCCCATTCATATTTTGTGGATCAACCTGGTGTCGGACGGTTTGCCAGCCATTTCCTTATCCTTTGAAAAAGCAGAGAAAGACATCATGAACCGTCCGCCCCGGCCACCGCAGCAAAGTGTTTTTTCCAACGGCAGGGGCATGCACATGATCTGGGTGGGCATGCTCATGGCAGGCATCAGCTTATCTGCCCAGGCCTGGGCGATCAATAATGACCTCCATTGGCAGACCATTGTTTTCAATGTGCTATGCCTGAGCCAGATGGGGCATGTACTGGCCATCCGTTCCGAGAAACGATCGCTCTTCAGTATCGGCATATTCTCAAACAAACCACTGATCCTTGCTGTAATGATCGCCCTGTTGTTGCAGTTTGTTGTTACCTATACGCCCTTCTTACAACCCATCTTTCAGACCGAATCCTTAAGCCTCTATGAATTCATCATCGTAGGTGCTTCTTCTTCGTTGGTGTTCATTGCCGTGGAAATTGAAAAAGTGATTTCGAGGAAAAGATCAAAAAAAATAAATTTTTAA
- a CDS encoding proline iminopeptidase-family hydrolase — MRKIPMLCMTLLFFSCNLGKPKEVTINKYLFDQVQTGGVTIIPIETPKGKFKVWTKYNGDNPKIKVLLLNGGPGATHEYFECMESFLQPQNIEFIYYDQLGCGLSDNPNDTTMWDLSRFVEEVEQVRKAHHLTKDNFYILGHSWGGILAMQYALKYQDNIKGLIISNMMSSCPAYGKYAQEVLAPQFDPKVLDTIRQIEKAGDFKNPKYMELLYPNFYAKHICRIPLDQWPEPMVRSFNKMNQSLYVTMQGPSEFGIGGNLVNWDVSKELPKIKVPTLTIGGKYDTMDPEHMKWMSTQVQNGRYLYCPNGSHMSMYDDQKNYFPGLIQFIKDVDDGAFKK, encoded by the coding sequence ATGAGAAAGATACCAATGCTTTGCATGACCCTCCTGTTTTTTTCCTGCAACCTGGGTAAGCCAAAAGAAGTGACCATCAACAAATACCTCTTCGACCAGGTACAGACCGGCGGGGTGACCATCATCCCCATCGAAACCCCCAAAGGGAAATTCAAGGTATGGACAAAATACAACGGGGATAACCCTAAGATAAAAGTGCTGTTGCTCAACGGCGGCCCCGGCGCCACGCACGAATATTTTGAGTGCATGGAAAGTTTCCTGCAGCCGCAGAACATCGAATTCATCTATTACGACCAGTTGGGCTGCGGGCTTTCGGATAATCCAAACGACACAACCATGTGGGACCTCAGCCGTTTTGTGGAGGAAGTGGAGCAGGTTCGTAAGGCACACCACCTGACCAAAGATAATTTTTACATCCTCGGTCATTCCTGGGGCGGCATACTGGCCATGCAGTACGCATTAAAATACCAGGACAATATAAAGGGTCTTATCATCAGCAATATGATGAGCAGTTGCCCCGCTTACGGTAAATATGCACAGGAAGTACTGGCGCCGCAGTTCGATCCGAAAGTACTGGATACCATCCGGCAGATCGAAAAAGCAGGCGATTTCAAGAACCCCAAATACATGGAACTGCTTTACCCGAACTTTTATGCAAAACATATCTGCCGCATTCCATTGGATCAGTGGCCCGAACCAATGGTTCGCTCTTTCAATAAAATGAACCAGTCGTTATACGTTACCATGCAGGGCCCCAGCGAATTTGGTATTGGCGGAAACCTGGTCAACTGGGATGTAAGCAAGGAACTGCCCAAAATAAAAGTGCCCACGCTCACCATCGGTGGCAAGTACGATACCATGGATCCCGAACACATGAAATGGATGAGCACCCAGGTGCAGAACGGAAGGTATTTGTATTGTCCCAACGGCAGCCACATGAGCATGTATGATGACCAGAAGAATTATTTTCCCGGCCTGATACAGTTCATTAAGGATGTGGATGACGGGGCTTTTAAAAAGTAA